One window of the Crassaminicella thermophila genome contains the following:
- a CDS encoding GIY-YIG nuclease family protein yields MYFAYMLRCSDNSLYSGYTKGTSPKKRVEIHNKGMGSKYTRARLPVKLVYFEEFKSKREAMKREYQFKKLNKAQKEKLVKEFNLLAKNYSVGELLI; encoded by the coding sequence ATGTACTTTGCTTATATGCTAAGATGCAGTGATAATTCTTTATATAGTGGATATACAAAAGGGACAAGTCCGAAAAAAAGAGTTGAGATACACAACAAAGGAATGGGTAGTAAGTATACTAGGGCTAGATTACCAGTTAAATTAGTATATTTTGAGGAATTTAAAAGTAAAAGAGAAGCTATGAAAAGAGAATATCAATTTAAAAAGCTTAATAAAGCACAAAAAGAAAAGCTAGTTAAAGAATTTAATTTGTTAGCAAAAAATTATAGTGTAGGGGAATTGTTAATATGA